A genomic window from Micromonospora ferruginea includes:
- a CDS encoding ABC transporter permease, translated as MTTTIRAAATPPRTRAPRVGARPFGLARHSLALAGRSLVKTMRTPEQLLDVTLQPIIFVLIFVYLLGGAISGSQHAYLEFLLPAIMVQTVLFASIATGVSLNTDVEKGVFDRFRSLPIARSAPLVGSVVGDLVRFVVSIVVLFAFGYAIGFRIGTDPLSTLAACLLTIAFAFAVSWIGVLLGVLMRSPGAVQGTAFLLLFPLTFGTNMMVPTDTLPGWLQWWVGVNPVADVMEAARGLIIGGPVAGPVTRSLLWTVAIIAVFAPLAVRAYRRRA; from the coding sequence ATGACCACGACCATTCGCGCGGCGGCGACGCCGCCCCGGACCCGCGCGCCCCGGGTGGGCGCCCGCCCGTTCGGGCTGGCCCGGCACAGCCTCGCGCTCGCCGGCCGCAGCCTGGTCAAGACGATGCGCACCCCGGAGCAACTGCTGGACGTGACACTCCAGCCGATCATCTTCGTGCTCATCTTCGTCTACCTGCTGGGCGGCGCGATCTCCGGCTCGCAGCACGCCTACCTGGAGTTCCTGCTCCCGGCGATCATGGTGCAGACCGTGCTCTTCGCGTCCATCGCGACCGGCGTCAGTCTGAACACCGACGTGGAGAAGGGCGTCTTCGACCGGTTCCGCAGCCTGCCGATCGCCCGATCCGCGCCGCTGGTCGGCTCCGTGGTCGGCGACCTGGTCCGGTTCGTGGTCTCCATCGTGGTGCTGTTCGCGTTCGGCTACGCCATCGGCTTCCGGATCGGCACCGACCCGCTGTCCACGCTGGCGGCCTGCCTGCTGACCATCGCGTTCGCGTTCGCGGTGAGCTGGATCGGCGTGCTGCTCGGGGTGCTGATGCGCAGCCCGGGCGCCGTGCAGGGCACCGCCTTCCTGCTGCTGTTCCCGCTGACCTTCGGCACCAACATGATGGTGCCGACCGACACGCTGCCCGGCTGGTTGCAGTGGTGGGTCGGGGTGAACCCGGTGGCCGACGTGATGGAGGCGGCCCGGGGACTGATCATCGGCGGACCGGTCGCCGGGCCGGTCACCCGGTCGCTGCTCTGGACCGTGGCGATCATCGCGGTCTTCGCGCCGCTCGCCGTCCGGGCCTACCGGCGCCGGGCCTGA
- a CDS encoding ArsR/SmtB family transcription factor, whose amino-acid sequence MSATRVEPVDDDLWSAIGDPTRRRMLDLLLAADGGTATSLSRQMPVSRQAVAKHLGVLDRVGLVRGDPAGRERRYRVDDAQLARAAAQLASVGSAWDARLRRIKRIAEEIQRARPE is encoded by the coding sequence GTGAGCGCCACCCGGGTCGAACCGGTCGACGACGACCTCTGGTCCGCGATCGGCGACCCGACCCGCCGCCGGATGCTCGATTTGCTGCTCGCCGCCGACGGCGGCACGGCCACCTCGCTGAGCCGGCAGATGCCGGTCAGTCGCCAGGCGGTCGCCAAGCACCTCGGCGTGCTCGACCGGGTCGGCCTGGTTCGGGGCGACCCGGCCGGCCGGGAGCGGCGCTACCGCGTCGACGACGCCCAGCTCGCCCGCGCGGCGGCCCAACTCGCGTCCGTCGGCTCGGCCTGGGACGCCCGACTGCGCCGGATCAAGCGGATCGCCGAGGAGATCCAGCGCGCCCGACCGGAATGA
- a CDS encoding SRPBCC family protein, with protein MVDILHRIGVRTPEPTTVYDALTTVDGLAGWWTDDTKGSADVGGVLAFRFPPGGFDMEVVELRPSERVVWRVVDGPPEWIDTTVEWNLRQDGDWTIVLFAHRGWREPVEFMHHCSTKWGSYLLSLKALAETGEGAPSPRDVQISDWH; from the coding sequence ATGGTGGACATCCTGCACCGGATCGGGGTGCGGACCCCGGAACCCACGACGGTGTACGACGCGCTGACGACCGTCGACGGGCTGGCCGGTTGGTGGACCGACGACACGAAGGGCAGCGCCGATGTCGGCGGTGTCCTCGCGTTCCGCTTCCCGCCCGGCGGGTTCGACATGGAGGTCGTCGAGCTGCGGCCCTCCGAACGCGTGGTGTGGCGGGTGGTCGACGGCCCGCCGGAGTGGATCGACACCACGGTGGAGTGGAACCTGCGCCAGGACGGCGACTGGACCATCGTGCTCTTCGCCCACCGGGGCTGGCGCGAGCCGGTCGAGTTCATGCACCACTGCAGCACCAAGTGGGGGTCCTACCTGCTGAGCCTCAAGGCGCTGGCGGAGACCGGCGAGGGCGCGCCGTCACCGCGCGACGTGCAAATCAGCGACTGGCACTGA
- a CDS encoding quaternary amine ABC transporter ATP-binding protein: MTDETEGDLTGVGEGIVSALAVQSLYKIFGNRADEAVRRLADGAPRAEALAGLPATAAVIDATFEVRPGEIFVVMGLSGSGKSTLIRTLNGLLRPTSGSVRVDGVELTSLKPAALRKLRRDKISMVFQHFALMPHRTVAENAGYALEVAGRPKAERRERAMEALRMVGLTEWADHLPHDLSGGMRQRVGLARALAAGTDILLMDEAFSALDPLIRREIQDQLLELQAELGKTIIFITHDLNEAMRLGDRIAVMRDGRIVQIGTAEEILTDPANGYVAQFVADVDRTRILTAASVMEKPHQVLDVSAGPRVAAKALRETQTSVVYVTGPGKRFLGTVTEDEVLRALRENRTTLDGYVSTEVRTVTEDTSVADLFADCAESRHPVAVLDDRGRLAGVIPRITLLSALASATPDEPAEPASAEPADVALVAGKETPA, encoded by the coding sequence ATGACGGACGAGACCGAAGGCGACCTCACGGGCGTCGGAGAGGGGATCGTGTCCGCGCTCGCAGTGCAGTCGCTCTACAAAATATTCGGGAACCGAGCTGACGAAGCGGTAAGACGCCTGGCGGACGGCGCGCCACGCGCCGAGGCGCTGGCCGGACTCCCGGCCACCGCCGCCGTCATCGACGCGACCTTCGAGGTACGCCCCGGCGAGATCTTCGTCGTGATGGGCCTCTCCGGCTCCGGCAAGTCGACCCTGATCCGGACGCTGAACGGCCTGCTCCGCCCCACCTCGGGCAGCGTGCGGGTGGACGGGGTCGAGCTGACCTCGCTCAAGCCCGCCGCGCTGCGCAAGCTGCGCCGGGACAAGATCAGCATGGTCTTCCAGCACTTCGCGCTCATGCCGCACCGCACGGTGGCGGAGAACGCCGGGTACGCGCTGGAGGTGGCCGGCCGGCCCAAGGCGGAGCGACGCGAGCGCGCCATGGAGGCACTGCGCATGGTCGGCCTGACCGAGTGGGCGGACCACCTCCCGCACGACCTGTCCGGTGGCATGCGGCAACGCGTCGGCCTGGCCCGCGCGCTGGCCGCCGGCACCGACATCCTGCTCATGGACGAGGCGTTCTCCGCGCTCGACCCGCTCATCCGGCGGGAGATCCAGGACCAGCTCCTGGAACTGCAGGCCGAGCTGGGCAAGACGATCATCTTCATCACCCACGACCTCAACGAGGCGATGCGCCTCGGTGACCGGATCGCGGTGATGCGGGACGGCCGGATCGTCCAGATCGGCACCGCCGAGGAGATCCTCACCGACCCGGCCAACGGCTACGTGGCGCAGTTCGTGGCCGATGTGGACCGCACCCGCATCCTCACCGCCGCCTCCGTGATGGAGAAGCCGCACCAGGTGCTCGACGTGAGCGCCGGGCCGCGGGTCGCCGCGAAGGCGCTGCGGGAGACCCAGACCTCGGTGGTCTACGTGACCGGCCCGGGCAAGCGGTTCCTCGGCACGGTGACCGAGGACGAGGTGCTGCGCGCGCTGCGCGAGAACCGGACCACCCTCGACGGGTACGTCTCGACCGAGGTCCGCACCGTCACCGAGGACACCTCGGTGGCCGACCTGTTCGCCGACTGCGCGGAAAGCCGGCACCCGGTCGCCGTGCTGGACGACCGGGGCCGGCTGGCCGGGGTGATCCCCCGGATCACGCTGCTCAGCGCGCTGGCCAGCGCCACCCCCGACGAACCGGCCGAGCCGGCGTCGGCGGAGCCCGCCGATGTCGCACTGGTCGCCGGAAAGGAGACGCCGGCATGA
- a CDS encoding ABC transporter permease — translation MSLREFPLDAALPRVPLGAWVESAVDWATRTLGPVFDAITTGVEALVGPLEQLLNGVPAVAVVAVLAGLGWWLRGWRFALGAAVGLLLVAGMPYWEETMSTLAQVLVASLLALLLAIPLGVFVAENKRASALARPVLDFMQTMPAFVYLIPALFFFGIGTVPGVLATVVFSMPPGVRLTELGLRQVDKEIVQAAESFGAPPWMVLLRTKVPLALPTIMTGVNQVIMLSLSMVVIAGMVGAGGLGDVIIFALSQVEVGSGFEGGIAVVVLAVVLDRLTDSLGDRFPSARAQRLAREAA, via the coding sequence ATGAGCCTGCGCGAGTTCCCGCTCGACGCCGCGCTGCCCCGGGTGCCGCTGGGCGCGTGGGTCGAGTCCGCGGTGGACTGGGCCACCCGTACCCTCGGGCCGGTCTTCGACGCGATCACGACCGGGGTCGAGGCGCTGGTCGGCCCGCTCGAACAACTGCTCAACGGCGTGCCCGCGGTGGCCGTCGTGGCGGTGCTGGCCGGGCTCGGCTGGTGGCTGCGCGGCTGGAGGTTCGCCCTCGGCGCGGCCGTCGGTCTCCTGCTGGTGGCCGGCATGCCCTACTGGGAGGAGACCATGAGCACGCTCGCGCAGGTGCTCGTGGCCAGTCTGCTCGCCCTGCTGCTGGCGATCCCGCTGGGCGTCTTCGTGGCCGAGAACAAGCGGGCGTCCGCGCTGGCCCGGCCGGTGCTGGACTTCATGCAGACGATGCCCGCGTTCGTCTACCTGATCCCGGCGCTCTTCTTCTTCGGCATCGGCACCGTGCCGGGCGTGCTGGCCACGGTGGTGTTCAGCATGCCGCCCGGCGTCCGCCTGACCGAGCTGGGCCTGCGCCAGGTCGACAAGGAGATCGTGCAGGCCGCCGAGTCCTTCGGCGCGCCGCCGTGGATGGTGCTGCTGCGCACCAAGGTGCCGCTGGCGCTGCCGACCATCATGACCGGCGTCAACCAGGTGATCATGCTGTCCCTGTCCATGGTGGTCATCGCCGGCATGGTCGGCGCCGGCGGCCTCGGCGACGTGATCATCTTCGCGCTCTCCCAGGTCGAGGTGGGCAGCGGGTTCGAGGGCGGGATCGCCGTCGTGGTCCTCGCCGTCGTGCTCGACCGGCTCACCGATTCGCTGGGCGACCGGTTTCCCTCCGCGCGGGCGCAACGCCTCGCGCGTGAGGCCGCCTGA
- a CDS encoding Uma2 family endonuclease, with translation MSAEAVGMHMPAVVTLDDVATMNATDPNGHRYETSPEGVLSVMPPPDSDHAIIASRLFAWLIMAGWPAEQVLQAVGVRVPGPNGDGGRIPDLTVWRKPPARGVWSAVTDLVLVVEIVSPGSEAMDSVTKVREYSSAGIPRYWVVERDGPQTVTLHELTGDGRYAEHARMPLAWLLQNAPAEHLDR, from the coding sequence ATGAGCGCTGAGGCCGTCGGCATGCACATGCCTGCCGTCGTGACGCTCGACGACGTGGCGACGATGAACGCCACCGACCCGAACGGTCACCGCTACGAGACCAGCCCCGAGGGGGTCCTGTCGGTCATGCCGCCGCCCGATTCGGACCACGCAATCATCGCGAGCCGCCTCTTCGCCTGGTTGATCATGGCCGGCTGGCCCGCCGAGCAGGTGCTCCAGGCGGTCGGCGTACGCGTTCCCGGCCCCAACGGCGACGGCGGCCGGATCCCCGACCTCACCGTCTGGCGGAAGCCGCCGGCGCGGGGCGTCTGGTCGGCGGTGACCGACCTGGTTCTCGTGGTCGAGATCGTCTCACCCGGCTCGGAGGCGATGGACTCGGTGACCAAGGTCCGGGAATACTCCTCGGCCGGCATCCCGCGCTACTGGGTGGTCGAACGGGACGGTCCGCAGACCGTCACGCTCCACGAGCTGACCGGCGACGGTCGGTACGCCGAACACGCGCGGATGCCGCTGGCCTGGCTGTTGCAGAACGCACCCGCCGAACACCTCGACCGATAG
- a CDS encoding glycine betaine ABC transporter substrate-binding protein, producing MKRVLALAVTAALALGGATACGEKSDGASGGDKKITIGYMAWDEAIAASHLWQNILEDKGYRVQLKNLEAGLVYGGLANGDIDLFLDGWLPLTHASYLEKYGDKLEKLGVWHDDASLSIAVPKYVEGIDSLEDLAAKAGTFGGEMVGIEPGAGLTKATQEQVLPKYGLDGAMKLKTSSTPAMLAALDGAVANKKPIVVTLWHPHWAYAKYELKDLADPKGTLGQAEQINTFGRKGFGKDFPEVAEMLKKFKMDGDQLASLEELMFTTHKGDEKKAVEEWLKANPDYLKTLA from the coding sequence ATGAAGCGCGTCCTCGCGCTGGCGGTGACCGCCGCCCTGGCCCTCGGCGGCGCGACCGCCTGCGGCGAGAAGTCCGACGGCGCGTCCGGCGGCGACAAGAAGATCACCATCGGCTACATGGCCTGGGACGAGGCGATCGCCGCCTCCCACCTGTGGCAGAACATCCTCGAGGACAAGGGCTACCGGGTCCAGTTGAAGAACCTGGAGGCCGGGCTGGTCTACGGCGGTCTCGCCAACGGCGACATCGACCTGTTCCTGGACGGCTGGCTCCCGCTGACCCACGCCTCCTACCTCGAGAAGTACGGCGACAAGCTGGAGAAGCTGGGCGTCTGGCACGACGACGCCAGCCTGAGCATCGCGGTGCCGAAGTACGTCGAGGGCATCGACTCGCTGGAGGACCTGGCCGCCAAGGCCGGCACGTTCGGCGGCGAGATGGTCGGCATCGAGCCGGGCGCCGGCCTCACCAAGGCCACCCAGGAGCAGGTGCTGCCGAAGTACGGGCTGGACGGCGCGATGAAGCTCAAGACGTCGTCCACCCCGGCCATGCTGGCCGCGCTCGACGGCGCCGTCGCCAACAAGAAGCCGATCGTGGTCACGCTCTGGCACCCGCACTGGGCCTACGCCAAGTACGAGCTGAAGGACCTGGCCGACCCGAAGGGCACCCTGGGGCAGGCCGAGCAGATCAACACGTTCGGCCGCAAGGGCTTCGGCAAGGACTTCCCCGAGGTCGCCGAGATGCTGAAGAAGTTCAAGATGGACGGTGACCAGCTCGCCTCGCTGGAGGAGCTGATGTTCACCACGCACAAGGGCGACGAGAAGAAGGCCGTCGAGGAATGGCTGAAGGCCAACCCCGACTACCTGAAGACGCTCGCCTGA
- a CDS encoding ATP-binding cassette domain-containing protein — protein MSYAFEAEGLVKRFGTTTALAGIDLAARRGTVLGVLGPNGAGKTTAVRILATLLRPDSGRATVGGHDVVREAGQVRRLIGLTGQYASVDEDLTGTQNLVLIGRLLDLSRRDARARAAELLAWFDLTEAAGRPAKTYSGGMRRRLDLAASLVGRPDVIYLDEPTTGLDPAKREEMWGVVRSLVDDGSTVLLTTQYLDEADALADEISVIDHGRVIAHGTPGELKRIAGSQTIVVRPTEPERLGDVADILRAGTGAEPELPRPGLLTVPVENDATFTAVVRRLDEAGIGVVELALRLPSLDEVFFTLTGHGAEEPTEVAA, from the coding sequence ATGAGTTACGCATTCGAGGCGGAGGGCCTGGTCAAGCGGTTCGGTACGACGACCGCGCTGGCCGGGATCGACCTCGCCGCACGACGGGGGACCGTGCTGGGGGTGCTGGGGCCGAACGGCGCCGGCAAGACCACCGCGGTGCGGATCCTCGCCACCCTGCTGCGCCCGGACTCCGGGCGCGCCACCGTCGGTGGCCACGACGTGGTCCGCGAGGCCGGCCAGGTGCGCCGGCTGATCGGGCTGACCGGGCAGTACGCCTCGGTCGACGAGGACCTGACCGGCACCCAGAACCTGGTGCTGATCGGCCGGCTGCTCGACCTGAGCCGGCGCGACGCGCGGGCCCGGGCGGCGGAGCTGCTCGCCTGGTTCGACCTGACCGAGGCGGCCGGCCGCCCGGCCAAGACGTACTCCGGTGGCATGCGCCGCCGGCTCGACCTGGCCGCGAGCCTGGTCGGCCGGCCGGACGTGATCTACCTGGACGAGCCGACGACCGGCCTGGACCCGGCGAAACGTGAGGAGATGTGGGGGGTGGTCCGCTCGCTGGTCGACGACGGCTCGACCGTGCTGCTCACCACGCAGTACCTGGACGAGGCGGACGCGCTGGCCGACGAGATCTCGGTGATCGACCACGGCCGGGTGATCGCCCACGGCACGCCGGGCGAGCTGAAGCGGATCGCCGGCAGCCAGACCATCGTGGTCCGGCCGACCGAGCCCGAGCGGCTCGGCGACGTCGCCGACATCCTGCGCGCCGGCACCGGCGCCGAACCCGAGCTGCCCCGACCCGGGCTGCTCACCGTGCCGGTGGAGAACGACGCGACGTTCACCGCGGTGGTCCGCCGGCTCGACGAGGCAGGCATCGGGGTGGTCGAGCTGGCGTTGCGGCTGCCCAGCCTGGACGAGGTGTTCTTCACGTTGACCGGCCACGGCGCCGAGGAGCCCACGGAGGTGGCGGCATGA
- a CDS encoding SRPBCC family protein has product MEYGTIEREIYVEASPEIVFEVVSSPEHLRKWWPDEARYEPTPGSVGEIAFGDTVVPFTVVDARPPRTFSFRWTHPSGEAAAEGNSLLVTFELTPSGAGTTLRMTETGFREMGWEVAVLEQQYRDHVSGWDHFLPRLAPHAATLAVRP; this is encoded by the coding sequence GTGGAGTACGGAACCATCGAGCGCGAGATCTACGTCGAGGCGTCGCCCGAGATCGTCTTCGAGGTGGTGAGCAGCCCCGAGCACCTCCGGAAGTGGTGGCCGGACGAAGCCCGCTACGAGCCCACCCCGGGGTCGGTGGGGGAGATCGCCTTCGGTGACACGGTGGTCCCGTTCACGGTCGTCGACGCGCGACCGCCCCGCACGTTCTCGTTCCGGTGGACGCACCCGTCTGGCGAGGCCGCGGCCGAGGGCAACTCGCTGCTGGTCACGTTCGAGCTGACCCCGTCCGGCGCGGGCACGACGCTGCGGATGACCGAGACCGGCTTCCGCGAGATGGGCTGGGAGGTCGCTGTCCTGGAGCAGCAGTACCGGGACCACGTCAGCGGCTGGGACCACTTCCTGCCGCGGCTCGCGCCCCACGCCGCCACGCTGGCCGTACGGCCGTGA